A genomic segment from Lignipirellula cremea encodes:
- a CDS encoding rolling circle replication-associated protein: MLTLTIDPKLFPSPAAALDHIRRKHAIGEFVKALRKEGCLHSRRYFCAIEWQKNGMPHFHLLLDASRIDIHTARRLWNRFYPTSAPPIEESDAGFGWVKYSAAKTADKMKAAKYVCKYLIKHPDEGFPDWVLDSENNIVRYYKSHGLWGETAGPQLGQEAEEPGPHDPACECESCQKESSSKENKPQQQRRTIRDRLSSCGQGSVIFEVTPHFIGDDEVRFLENLSIPFHEVQRRLGIPEGQRRVRISRSKLAELRCVHFGKESP; the protein is encoded by the coding sequence ATGCTCACGCTGACGATCGACCCAAAGCTGTTCCCTTCGCCGGCTGCCGCCCTCGATCACATCCGCCGCAAGCACGCCATTGGCGAATTCGTCAAGGCTCTTCGGAAAGAGGGATGCCTGCACAGCCGTCGCTACTTCTGCGCGATCGAATGGCAGAAGAACGGCATGCCTCACTTCCACCTGTTGCTCGACGCAAGCCGGATCGACATCCATACCGCACGGCGTCTGTGGAATCGGTTCTATCCCACTTCTGCGCCGCCCATCGAAGAGTCAGACGCGGGGTTCGGCTGGGTGAAATACTCCGCAGCAAAGACCGCCGACAAAATGAAGGCTGCAAAGTACGTCTGCAAGTATCTCATCAAGCATCCGGACGAAGGCTTCCCGGATTGGGTGCTTGATAGCGAAAACAATATCGTCCGTTACTACAAGAGTCATGGCTTGTGGGGCGAAACTGCCGGGCCGCAGCTCGGCCAGGAGGCCGAAGAGCCAGGTCCGCATGATCCGGCGTGTGAGTGTGAATCCTGTCAGAAGGAATCCTCTTCCAAAGAGAACAAACCGCAGCAACAGCGACGAACGATCAGGGATCGGCTCAGCAGCTGCGGGCAAGGCAGCGTGATCTTTGAAGTGACGCCGCATTTCATCGGCGATGACGAGGTGCGATTCCTTGAAAACCTCTCGATCCCTTTCCATGAAGTGCAGCGACGATTGGGCATTCCCGAAGGTCAGCGGCGCGTGCGCATCTCTCGTAGCAAACTTGCCGAACTTCGCTGCGTGCATTTTGGAAAGGAATCCCCATGA